A genomic region of Denticeps clupeoides chromosome 9, fDenClu1.1, whole genome shotgun sequence contains the following coding sequences:
- the LOC114796842 gene encoding titin-like has translation MFVTWYKDGMQLYASYRHNTYVTATSCVLECLHESNNDTPGRYSCEISNGHQSDICHAQVFIVPDPAWFVKPLKDLTITMSQKLRLECTFQGKPKNFVTWYKDGKQVYASYRYNTYVTLNSCILECLQDTKKESSGTYSCEVSNASGRDICHAQVTVVAEPARFVAKLMDQVIPMNEKLRLECTFRGAPKMFVTWYKDGKQLYASYRHNTKVSGNSCVMECLHECNEDTAGRYSCEITNSYGSDICHAQVTTVKDHSVLVGKPRFQKKLIDLYLTRSQKLRLECTFTGAPKMFVTWYKDGKQLYASYRHNTYVTATSCALECLHESNNDTPGRYSCEISNGHRSDMCHAQVFVVPDPARFVKPLKDLTITMNQKLRLECTFQGKPKTFVTWYKGGKQVYASYRYNTYVTLNSCILECLQDTKKETSGRYSCEVSNASGRDICHAQVTVVTEPARFVAKLTDRVIQMNEKLRLECTFRGAPKMFVTWYKDGKQLYASYRHNTKLSGDSCVMECLHECNQDTAGRYSCEITNSYGSDICHAQVTTVKDRSCLAGKPCFVKKLSDLYLTTSQKLRLECTFTGAPKMFVTWYKDGKQLYASYRYNTYVTATSCVLECLHECNSDTPGRYSCEISNGLSTDICHAQASVVPDPVWFVKPLKDLTITMRQKLRLECTFQGKPKMFVTWYKDGKQVYASYRYNTYVTLNSCILECLQDTKKDTSGTYSCEVSNASGREICHAQVTVVSEPACFVAKLTDRVIQMNEKLRLECTFRGAPKMFVTWYKDGKQLYASYRHNTKLSGNSCVMECLHECNQDTAGRYSCEITNSYGSDICHAQVTTVKGLHILHLHSPSGILLKLA, from the exons ATGTTTGTTACTTGGTACAAGGATGGCATGCAGCTCTATGCTTCATACAGACACAACACATACGTCACTGCGACCTCTTGCGTGTTGGAATGTCTCCATGAAAGCAACAATGACACACCTGGAAGATACTCCTGTGAAATTAGCAATGGTCATCAATCTGATATTTGTCATGCTCAAGTATTTATTGTGCCAG ACCCTGCTTGGTTTGTGAAGCCTCTGAAGGACCTTACTATAACAATGAGCCAGAAATTACGACTTGAATGTACATTTCAGGGAAAACCAAAAAATTTTGTTACATGGTATAAGGACGGCAAACAGGTTTATGCCTCCTACAGATACAACACATATGTTACACTTAACTCCTGCATCTTAGAATGCCTCCAAGACACTAAGAAAGAATCTAGCGGAACATACTCATGTGAAGTAAGCAATGCTTCTGGAAGGGATATTTGCCACGCTCAAGTGACTGTAGTTGCAG AACCAGCTCGCTTTGTGGCAAAATTAATGGACCAGGTCATCCCAATGAATGAGAAACTGAGACTGGAGTGCACATTTAGAGGAGCACCAAAAATGTTTGTTACCTGGTACAAGGATGGAAAACAGCTGTATGCCTCATACAGACACAACACTAAAGTCTCTGGAAACTCTTGCGTTATGGAATGTCTTCATGAGTGCAACGAAGATACTGCTGGAAGATACTCCTGCGAAATCACCAATTCCTATGGAAGTGACATCTGCCATGCTCAAGTGACCACAGTGAAAG ACCACAGCGTCCTTGTTGGAAAACCACGTTTTCAGAAGAAGCTGATAGATCTTTATCTCACAAGGAGCCAGAAACTTCGGCTTGAATGCACCTTTACTGGAGCCCCCAAAATGTTTGTTACTTGGTACAAGGATGGCAAGCAGCTCTATGCTTCATACAGACACAACACATACGTCACTGCGACCTCTTGCGCGTTGGAATGTCTCCATGAAAGCAACAATGACACACCTGGAAGATACTCCTGTGAAATAAGTAATGGTCATCGATCTGACATGTGTCATGCTCAAGTGTTTGTAGTTCCGG ACCCTGCACGGTTTGTGAAGCCTCTGAAGGACCTTACTATCACAATGAACCAAAAATTACGACTTGAATGTACATTTCAGGGAAAACCAAAAACCTTTGTTACATGGTATAAGGGTGGCAAACAAGTCTATGCCTCCTACAGATATAACACATATGTTACACTTAACTCCTGCATCTTAGAATGCCTCCAAGACACTAAGAAAGAAACTAGTGGAAGATACTCATGTGAAGTAAGCAATGCTTCTGGAAGGGATATTTGCCACGCTCAAGTCACTGTAGTGACAG AACCAGCTCGCTTTGTGGCAAAGTTAACTGACCGGGTGATCCAGATGAATGAGAAGCTGAGACTGGAGTGTACATTTAGAGGAGCACCAAAAATGTTTGTTACCTGGTACAAGGATGGAAAACAGCTGTATGCCTCATACAGACACAACACTAAACTCTCTGGAGACTCTTGCGTTATGGAATGTCTTCATGAGTGCAACCAAGATACTGCTGGAAGATACTCCTGCGAAATCACCAATTCCTATGGAAGTGACATCTGCCATGCTCAAGTGACCACAGTGAAAG ACCGCAGCTGCCTTGCTGGAAAACCTTGCTTTGTGAAGAAACTGTCGGACCTTTATCTTACAACAAGCCAAAAACTGAGACTTGAATGCACCTTTACTGGAGCGCCAAAAATGTTTGTTACTTGGTACAAGGATGGCAAGCAGCTCTATGCTTCATACAGATACAACACATACGTCACTGCGACCTCTTGCGTGTTGGAATGTCTCCACGAATGCAACAGTGACACTCCTGGAAGATACTCCTGTGAAATTAGCAATGGTCTAAGTACTGATATTTGCCATGCTCAGGCTTCCGTAGTTCCAG ACCCTGTTTGGTTTGTCAAGCCATTGAAGGACCTTACTATCACAATGAGACAAAAATTACGACTTGAATGTACATTTCAAGGAAAACCAAAAATGTTTGTCACTTGGTATAAGGATGGAAAACAGGTTTATGCCTCCTACAGATACAACACATATGTTACACTTAACTCTTGCATCTTGGAATGCCTTCAAGACACTAAGAAAGATACTAGCGGAACATACTCATGTGAAGTAAGCAATGCTTCCGGAAGGGAAATTTGCCACGCTCAAGTCACTGTAGTGTCAG AACCAGCTTGTTTTGTGGCAAAGTTAACTGACCGGGTGATCCAGATGAATGAGAAGCTGAGACTGGAGTGCACATTCAGAGGAGCACCAAAAATGTTTGTTACCTGGTACAAGGATGGAAAACAGCTGTATGCCTCATACAGACACAACACTAAACTCTCTGGAAACTCTTGCGTTATGGAATGTCTTCATGAGTGCAACCAAGATACTGCTGGAAGATACTCCTGCGAAATCACCAATTCCTATGGAAGTGACATCTGCCATGCTCAAGTGACTACAGTGAAAGGTCTGCATATCTTACACCTACACTCACCAAGTGGAATACTCTTGAAACTtgcataa